CAGATGGCCGCCCTGATGCTTCTGATGAAGGTCCGTCAGCGGAAGGGCGATCTGATGGCGCAGCTTGACTTTCTGTCACAGTTGCTTCAGATACAGGGAACACACGATCAGGTGGTGGTTCTGTTAAACTATATGGTGAAGGCGTGCGATTCGGCTTCACCGGAATTTATACGGGCGATGGCAGAACATCTGCCCCGGTATGAGGATGAGATTATGACTATCGCTGAACGACTTGAACTGGCGGGTATCGAGAAAGGTATCGAGAAAGGTATCGAGAAAGGCCGTCAGGAAGAGAGAAAAAAGACGCTTGAGGCAGCCCGTCGGATGCAGAAGATGGGGATGTCGCCTGAGAGTATTCAGGAGATCCTGCAGCTTTCTGATGACGAGCTGCAGAAAGCGCTCGGTTAATCCGTTTCCGTGTTATCACGGGGCGGAGTGTGGCTGATATGAGAGGCCACTTTCCGCATAATCAACATCACGCCAGCTTTTACGCTGGCGTTTTTTTTGTTTACTGATAATGAGTTGTTCGTTGAGCCAGCCGGCGCTTCTTTGCACAGTGACCGCTGTTTTATCACTGCAGAGGAGTTATCCGGATGAAGATGCAACCCGGGATCTTATTTTCCCTGGTTACCCTGGCCCTGCTGGCCGGGTGTAACAGTCCACAAAAACTTCAGCAACGTGCGCCGGCCATGCCGGTACCTTCCGTCAGCGTTTCCCGCAATGTACAGCCGGTGTCACCGGATATTTATGCGCAGCCGGCACCGGAAGTGGTGCGTTACGACCGTTACCTGCTGGTCAGCACGGCACCGCAGGCAGCGCAGCGTGACCCGCTTTCCCAGGTGATTGATATCCGTATTCCGGCGTCGTTAAAGCCCACTGTGGCCGATGCCATGCGTTATGCCCTGAAACAGTCCGGTTACACGCTGTGTGCCACCGGGCCGGCCAATGGTGTGCTGTACCGCCAGCCCCTGCCCGCCGTGCAGTATCAGCAGGGACCGGTGCGACTGCGTACAGCCCTGCAGGTGATGGCGGGACCGGCCTGGCAACTGGAGGTGGATGACGTTCAGCGTGTGGTCTGCCACAGCCTGCGGGCGGGGTATCAGTTACCGGCAGGCCAGCTGGCACCGGTGCCGGCTTCTCCGGCAATCACGGCCCCGGTGGCGCAACCGGCTAGGGGAGGCTTCCTGAAAAAATGAGCGAACAACAGGAGATGATGACACCCGTCCCTGCAGATAAACCCACAACGCGCCGGCGTTCACTTCTGCGGGGCGTGGCAGTCGGTTCCCTGACTTTGCTGGTTATGGTGACGGGCGTGGCTCTGTATCTGACGGGACGCGGCATGCTGGCGATGGATACCCGTCTGGCAACCCTGGAACAACAGCAGGGGGAGCGTCTGACACCGGCGTCGCTGGCCCCGTTGCAGTCACGCCTGAGTGAACTGGAGACGAAGCTGCAGGCGGAGAGTGCGCGTCTGGCGCAGCTGGCCCGGCAGCCCGTTCTGACCGAGGTTCAGCAGACGCTGCTTAAGGAAGTGCCGGCGTCCCTTGAGCAGATTCAGGCAGCACAGAAAGCCCTTTCCCTGCGGCTGGACACACTGGCGGCACTGGCAGAGAAGCCACAGCCCCGGGCTGTTCAGTCCGAATCCCCCTCTGCTTCCGGCACCGGGAAAAAGGACGTGTCCGGAACGAAAGA
The DNA window shown above is from Escherichia sp. E4742 and carries:
- the pilL2 gene encoding PFGI-1 class ICE element type IV pilus protein PilL2, which produces MQPGILFSLVTLALLAGCNSPQKLQQRAPAMPVPSVSVSRNVQPVSPDIYAQPAPEVVRYDRYLLVSTAPQAAQRDPLSQVIDIRIPASLKPTVADAMRYALKQSGYTLCATGPANGVLYRQPLPAVQYQQGPVRLRTALQVMAGPAWQLEVDDVQRVVCHSLRAGYQLPAGQLAPVPASPAITAPVAQPARGGFLKK
- a CDS encoding Tat (twin-arginine translocation) pathway signal sequence, which gives rise to MSEQQEMMTPVPADKPTTRRRSLLRGVAVGSLTLLVMVTGVALYLTGRGMLAMDTRLATLEQQQGERLTPASLAPLQSRLSELETKLQAESARLAQLARQPVLTEVQQTLLKEVPASLEQIQAAQKALSLRLDTLAALAEKPQPRAVQSESPSASGTGKKDVSGTKDPSPVVQKIARPLTARSGTSHTFRQAPFVLTGTERRGAQSYAAVAPRGYTRLSQVALLGEGESVAGWTLIHAGHEQATFRVNGRQVQVRVE